The region AGCAAGTGGCCGAGCGCCTGCGTGCGACCTATCCCGGCAGCGAGGCCGAGGCGGCGGTCGGGCAGTGGTCGCAGCCTTGCGGACAGCTCGACACCGAGGTCATGGCCTTGCTCGATGCCTGCCATCCCGATCTGCGCCTGGTCCTGGTCAGTAATGCGACCACGCGGCTGGCGCGCGATCTGCAGACGCTCGGTCTGAGCGAACGCTTCGACGCCGTGGTCAATTCCAGCGAGCTCGGCCTGCTCAAGCCTGAGCCGGAGATCTTCCGCGCCGCGTTCGCGCGCGCCGGGGTCGAGGCGCGACAGGCGTTGTTCGTCGACGACGACCCCGACAACGTCGCCGCCGCAGCGGCGCTGGGCGCGCACGGCCTGCGCTATTGCGATTGCGAGGGACTGCGGGGTTGGCTGGAGGCCGCCGGCGTGTTGCGCGACTAGTTGTGTCGATGCGGGCGAGAGCGGCTCACCGATTCGCAGCCGATGAGGCATCGCGGGCGAAGCGCTCGCGGTAGTCGCGCGGGCTCAGCCCGAGCTTGCGGCGGAAGTGATGGCGCATGGTGATGGCACTGCCGAAGCCGGTGCTGCCGGCGATGCGGTCGATCGCCCAGGCCGTGGTTTCGAGCAGTTCGCGCGCGCGGTCGACGCGCGCCTGGATCAGCCAGTCGGCCGGAGTCATGCCGGTGCTCTGCTTGAAGCGGCGCATGAAGTTACGCTCGCTCATCGCGGCCATGTCGGCGAGCGCCGCCACCGGCAGCGGCTCGGCGAGCCGTTTGCGCATGCGTTCGAGTAAGGGCGAGAGCGCGTTGCCGGCCTCGCGTTCGATCGGGCGGTCGATGTACTGGGCCTGGCCGCCTTCGCGGTGCGGCGGGATCACCAGGCGGCGGGCGACGTGGTTGGCGACCTTCGGCCCCCAGTCGCGACGTACCAGATGCAGGCACAAGTCCAGGCCGGCGGCGCTGCCGGCCGAGGTCAGCAGGCTGCCTTCGTCGATGTACAAGGCATTCGGATCGACACGGATGCGCGGATGGCGTTCGCGCAGGGCGTCGACGTAGCGCCAGTGCGTGGTCGCGCGGCGTTCGTCGAGCAGCCCGGTCGCGGCGAGCGCGAACGCGCCCGAGCAGATCGACAGCAGACGCGCGCCGCGCGCATGGGCTTCGCGCAACGCTTCGACGATGCGCGTCGGCACCGGCGCATCGATCGAACTCCAACCGGGAATGACCACCGTGCCGGCGCGGACCAGGCGATCGAGTCCGCCATCGGCGGAGATCTTCAGCCCGTATTGGCCGCGCAAAGGGCGGCGTTGCGCGGCGCAGGTCTCGAAGCGGTACCAGTCGGCGCCGAACTCGGGCCGCGCCAAGCCGAACACCTCGGCGGCGCAGGAGAACTCGAACGCGCACAGGCCGTCGTAGGCGAGCACGGCGACACGCGGGTTGGTGGGACCGGGGCGGGGTGTCGACTTCGGCATGATCTGATCGATGCTTGGCATTTCTGCCAATAGTGGCTGGCGCCGGCCGAGCCGACAATGGCTGCACCTCCTCCCATCGTTTCCTGGAAGCCGCCATGCGCAACGCCGTCACCGAGATCCCCGCCGCCGCGTCCGAGCTGGCCTTGCAGCACTTCCAATCGCAGTTCGCCTTCGAGACCGATTGCTGGGACACCCATGAAGCTTTGCAATCGGGCGCGCCCGGTTTCGTCCTGATCGACGCGCGCAGCCCCGCGCTGTACGCGAAAGGCCATCTGCCGGGCGCGATCAGCCTGCCACACCGCAAAATCATCGCCTCGAAGATGGGCGCGTACCCGCCTTCGACTCTGTTCGTGGTCTATTGCGCCGGGCCGCATTGCAACGGTGCGGCGCGCGCGGCGGTCCGCCTCGCCCAGTTGGGCCTGGCGGTCAAGCTGATGGCCGGCGGCATCACCGGCTGGCTCGACGAAGGTTTTGCGCTGAGCGTCGGCGACAGGCCCTGAAGACAGCCGTCGCGATGCAGCGTCGCGCGGGCCGCCACGGTGACTGAAGCAGTCCGCACTGCCTGCGTCCAGTTGCCGATGACTGCGCTGCCGAGACCCGCCGAGACTCGCCGAGCTGGCGATGTCACAGACCGATGCGGTGAATCGTCGTGAGCCAGAGAGCGAGTCGGAACGCCGCATCGATCGTCGCATTGAATATCGCGGCGGCCGACCGCAGCTCGATAACCCCACATCGAAGGAATCGCAATGAACGCTGCAAACCCGAAGCCGGCTCTGATCCTCAGCAACCCGGCCGGTCTCTACGATCCCGCTCCCAACGGCTATTCGCACGTGGCCGAAGTCGCCGGCGCGGTGCGCTGGGTGTTCGTCGCGGGGCAGGGCGGCGAAACCGCCGACGGCGCGCTCGCCGACGATTTCCAGGCGCAGGTGCGCCAGGCCATGCACAACCTCGTCACCGCCCTGGGTTCGGCCGGCGCATCGCCGTCGGACGTGGTCAAACTGACCGTGTTGATCGTCGATCACAGCGAGGCGCGCCTGCACGTATTCGGCGCCGAACTGGCCGCGGCCTTCGGCAGCGAACACCGCCCGACCTGCACCCTGATTCCGGTGCCGAGGCTGGCGCTGGACGGCATGCTGTTCGAGATCGAGGCGCTCGCCGCCGTCGCGGCGGCGTAAGCGCAGCGAGGCCAGCAGGCGCTTCTCCGCGGACAGATAGCGCCCCGGGACCGGCGCGGCCGCGGCGGTCTATAATGGCCGTAGCAGCCGTGCCGTTCGCAGCCCGCGAACGACCCGCCGCCATCCCCTCTCCGATTCCCGCCGCGCAGCCGATGCTGCGTGGCGCGAACCGCTGGGCGGAGACCTGCAAGGAGCAGCTCATGAATACGACCCATGGATTGTTGATCCGCGCCGCCGCCTTCGCGGCCGAGCGCCACCGCCATCAGCGCCGCCGCGATGCCGAGGCCTCGCCCTACATCAATCACCCCATCGCCCTGGCCGACGTGCTGGTCAACGAGGGCGGCGTCGACGACACGACGGTGCTATGCGCGGCCTTGCTGCACGACACCATCGAGGATACCCAGACCAGCGCGGCCGAGATCGAAGCGGCGTTCGGCGCGCGCATCGCCGCGATCGTGCTGGAAGTCAGCGACGACAAATCCCTGCCCAAGGCCGAGCGCAAGCGTCTGCAGATCGAGCACGCGCCGCAGCTGTCGCGCGAGGCCAAGTTGATCAAGCTGGCCGACAAGATCTGCAACCTGCGCGATCTGCTCGCGCAACCGCCGGCGGATTGGCCGGCGCAGCGCAAGCAGGATTATTTCGATTGGTCGGCGCAGGTCGTCGCCGGCGTGCGCGGCGTCCACCCGGGCCTGGAGGCGGTGTTCGATGAGGTCCATGCGCGAGCGGACGAACTGGTCGAGCGCCAGCCGGCCTGATCGCCGCCGCGGCGCGGACTTCTGCCGCCGCGGGCGAGCCCCTAGACTGGGATCTTTCGACTTCGGCCCCGCCCATGACCCATCCGGATCCGTTCCTGTCTCCGATCGTCGCCGGCGCCTGGCGCATGGCCGAGTGGAATTTCGACGTCCAGCAACGCCTGCACTGGATAGGCGCGGCCCTGGATCTCGGCATCACCAGCTTCGACCACGCCGACATCTACGGCGACTACGGCGTCGAGGCCTTGTTCGGCGAAGCACTGGCGGCGAGTCCCGGATTGCGCGACCGCATCCAGATCGTCAGCAAGTGCGGGATCAAGCTGACTTCGGCGCAGCGCCCGTCGCACCGGGTCAAGTCCTACGACACCTCGCCCGCGCACGTGATCGCTTCGGTCGAGAATTCATTGCGCGCGCTGCGTACCGATCGCCTCGACCTGTTGTTGATCCACCGGCCCGATTTGTTGATGGACGCCGATGCGCTCGGCCGCTGTTTCGACGAGCTCAAGGCGGCCGGTAAGGTCTTGCAGGTCGGCGTGTCCAATCATTCGCCGTCGCAACTGGCGCTGCTGCATTCGCGGCATTCGCTGGCGACGCACCAGGTCGAACTCTCGCCGCTGCATCTGGCGGCGCTGGACGACGGCACGCTCGACCAATGCCAGACCCTGGGCATGCGGCCGATGATCTGGTCGCCGCTCGGCGGCGGGCGCTTGTTCGGCCAGGGCGACGCCCAGGCGCTGCGCGTGCACGAGGTATTGGCCGCGCTCGGCGAACGCTACGACGCCTCGGTGGCGACGATGGCCTATGCCTGGTTGCTGCGGCATCCGTCGCGGCCGTGGCCGATCACTGGCAGCGGCCGCGTGCAGGGCCTGCGCGATGCGGTCGCGGCGCTGTCGATCGAACTCGATGCCGAAGACTGGTATCTGATCTGGCAAGCCGGCGCGGGGCGCGACGTCGCCTGATTCTGACTCGATATCCGGGCTCGATCCGATCCGCTCGCAGAACGAACGAAGGCCGCATCGCCGCGGCTTTCGTCGAAGTTGCCGGCTGGCCAGCCCGGTTGTTGCGGTTCAGCCGCGCGGCTGGCTTTCGGCGATGCTCTTGAGCTGCCTGAGGCCGTCCTCGAACTGAGCGCCGAGCATCTTGTCCATGCTCATGAACAAGCCGAACGCCTTGAACAGGAAATTGCGCTCGCCGCTCATCGACCAGGTGACCTCGGTCTTGTCGCCGACCGGCTTGAAGACGAACTCGGCGAAGTTGGTGGCCTGGAACGGCTTGCGGAAGGCGAGCTCGATCCGCACGCGTTCGCCGGGCCGGCTTTCCAGGATCGTCGCCCGGCCTTCACCGGCGTTCTTGTCGCCGACCCAATCGTAGATCGCACCTTCGCCTACTGCCGGGCCTTGGTAACTACGCTGCAGGTTGGGGTCGAGCTTCTCGAACGGCGACCATGCCGTCCAACGGCGGAAGTCTTCGACCTGGGCGAACGCCGCCGCCGGCGGCGCATCGATCACGATGCTGCGGGCGATGCGGAAGTGCGACGGCTGCAGGGCGACCACGATTGCGAACACGACGAGGACGGCGACGATGACGAGCAAGATGATCTTGAACATGCGGGTGTCTGCTTGAGTTTAGAGGGAAGGGATGGGGCTCAGGATGCCGCGGTTCTGCAATTGCTCGAAGCCTGTGGCGGCCTGCTGCACGTCTTCGGGAAAGTCTTCCATTTCCTGGACCTGGCGGACTTCGATGGTTTCGTTGTCCGAGCCGGGGCAGCGCTTGGCCCAGGCGATCGCCGCTTCGCGCGAGGCGACATCGATCATCCAATAGCCGCCAAGCACTTCCTTGGCTTCCGAGAACGGGCCGTCGGTGACCTTGGGCTTGCCGCCGGCGAAGCTGATCCGCGCGCCCATCGACGGCGGGTGCAGGCCATCCAGCGCGATCAGCACGCCCGCCTCCTGCAGTTCGCGGTTGTAGGCCATCATCGCCTCGACCGCTTCGGCGCTCGGCAAGGTGCCGGCTGCGGCGGATTCGTAACCTTTGGGAATCATCAGCATCATGAAGCGCATGGGGGTATCTCCTGGGGATGTCGTTGTGGGAAGCGGCGGCGTCCGGTGTCGTAGCGTGTTCCGACGCCGCGCTCTTGCAATGACGACGAACCGGCGCCGGCCGGATCGACACGTCCGCGAAAATATTTTCTGCGGCTGCCGTCGGCGGGTCCGGGAGAGGCCGCGGAACTGAATCGCGTCTGTCTCGGCGGCATCGGGCCCCGTCTCGCTGCAGCGCACTCCTGCTTACCATCGCCGCTTCATTGACCGAAGGCGAGGGCGGTAATGAGCAGTCCGAACAAGACTTGCGGCAGGGTGGCGGCGACGCTGCTGATGACATTGGCCTGGAACGCAGGCGCAGCCGATGCACCCGCGCCCGCCGCGACATCGACAGCTGTTCCCGATCCAGCCCTCGATGCCTATGCCGAGCCCGCGCAGCGGGTCGATATCGGCAAGGGACGCCATCTGAATCTGCGTTGCAGCGGCCAGGGCCAGCCGACGGTCCTACTGGAAGCCGGCTTCGCCGCCGACTCGATGGCCTGGGCGAAGTCGCAGCCGTTGATCGCCGAGCGCAACCGCGTCTGCGCCTACGACCGCGCCGGCGTCGGCTACAGCGATCCCGGCCCGCTGCCGCGCGATCTCGATGCCGACGTCGCCGACCTGCACGCCTTGATCGAGGCCGCCGACCTCGACACGCCGCTGATCCTGATCGGCCATTCCTACGGCAGCCTGGTCGTGCGCCGCTTCGACGAGCGCTATCCCAAGCTGGTGGAGGCGTTGGTGCTGGTCGACCCGCCGGTGCAGAACGTCGGCGCGTTCTCCGCGAGCTATGCCGAGCGCGAGGCCGAAGTGGCGCCGAAGATGTTGGCGATGTACCGGGTCTGCGAACAGGGCGCCAAGGACGGCCGGCTCAGCGCCACGCCGCCGGCCGAACTCAAGTCCTGCCTGCGCGGGCCGAACCCGAACTACAGCGAACGCTTGAACGCGGCGATCCTCGGCTGGCGTTCCAAGCCGGCGTTCTGGACCGGGATGATCTCGGCTTCGGAGCGGCGCGCGCCGCTGTATTCCGGGCCGGTGCCGAAAAGCGAACGCCACGACGGCAAGCCGGTGATCGTGTTGAGCGCGGACCGGCCCTATTCCGGCGCGCCGCCGAAGGATATGGAGGCCTTGCTCGCGGCGCGCGAGCAGACCCACACCGCGTTGATGGCCACCTCGCGCCTGGCCAAGCGGGTCACCATCGAGAACAGCACCCACGATATTCCCGGCGGCCAGCCGACGGCACCGGCGATCGCGGTGTTCGAGGCGATGCAGATGCGCCAGCGGGCGAAGAGCGGCAAGGACTAGATCGCCGCATCGGCGGCGCGAAGGCCCGATGCGTTCGCTGCGATCAGTGCGATGCCGAAGACCGTATCGGCGCCGGATCCTGTCGAGGCTGGATCGTGTCGATGCTGGATCGATCCGTTGCGCACGATGCGATTGCGGCGTTTCGCTATGCGACCATCTTCCTGACGATCACACCCGATTTCCATCGAAGACGGGACAATCGCCTCGACCCGGCCGCCAATGCGAACCGGACCCGATGGATCGCGGCATCCGCCGTCCGAATAAAACAAAGGAGACATCATGGATCTGGGCATGGTCGGTCTGGGGCGCATGGGCGCCAACATGGCCGAACGACTGGTACGCGGCGGACATCGCGTGGTCGGTTTCGACCCTGGTCCGGCGGCGCGCGAGCAGGCCGTGGCGCGCGGCATCGAAGCGGCCGCATCCTTGCGCGAGTTGGTTGCGGCCTTGCCGGCGCCGCGCACGGTCTGGCTGATGGTGCCGGCCGGCGCAGTGGTCGACTCGACTCTGGCCGAGCTGCTGCCGCTGCTCGCCCCCGGCGACAGCGTCGTCGACGGCGGCAATTCCAACTACAAGGACACCCAGCGGCGCGCCGTCCAGCTCGCCGGACACGGCCTGCACTATGTCGATTCCGGCACCAGCGGCGGCGTCTGGGGCCTCAAGGAAGGCTATAGCCTGATGATCGGCGGCGACGAAACCGCGGTCGAACGCCTGCGTCCGATCTTCGAGACCTTGGCGCCGGCCGCGGATCGCGGCTGGGGCCGGGTCGGGCCGAGCGGCGCCGGCCACTTCACCAAGATGGTCCACAACGGCATCGAGTACGGCCTGATGCAGGCCTATGCCGAGGGCTTCGCGATCATGGGGCACAAGGCCGACTTCGGCCTGGATCTGCACCAGATCGCCGAGATCTGGCGGCACGGCAGCGTGGTGCGCTCGTGGTTGCTCGACCTGAGTTCGGACGCGCTGGCCAAGAACCCCTCGCTCGACGGCATCGCGCCCTATGTCGAGGACTCCGGCGAAGGCCGCTGGACCGTCGCCGAAGCGATCGACCTCAACGTCTCGGCGCCGGTGATCACCGCTTCGCTGCTCGAACGCTTGCGCTCGCGCGACAAGGATTCCTTCGCCGACAAACTGCTGGCGGCGATGCGCAACGAATTCGGCGGCCACGCCATCCGCAAGGAGTAAAGCGGCCCGGCCGGCGCCGCGATGGCGCCGGCCAGGGCCGCGGTAACGGTGCGGCCGGTGCCGGTTGCCGGCCCGCGCAGGCGCTATGCTCGCGACCGGGCCATCGGAAGCCGCCGCCATGCCGAGCACGCCGTCTGCCGTCGCCGCACCGGATCGGCCCGATGCCGATCCGCCCTCGTCCGCTCTCGGCCCGCCCCAGCTCGTCCCGCCCCGCCTCGGCGCAGCGCGCCTGGACATGGTCGATGCCCTGCGCGGTCTGGTGATCGCGCTGATGGTGCTCGACCACGTGCGCGACTACTTCCACTGGCAGGCGTTCGTGTTCAGCCCGACCGACCTGGCCAGAACCACGCCGTTGTTGTTCGCGACGCGCTGGGTCACCCACCTGTGTGCGCCGAGTTTCGTCCTGCTCGCCGGCGTGTCGATCTTCCTGCAACGCGCCGGCGGCGCTTATCCGCGTTCGGCGCAGTCGCGGTTCCTGCTCAGTCGCGGCCTGTGGCTGATCGTGCTGGAACTGACCGTGATCGTGTTCGGCTTCAACTTCGTCTGGCCGTTCCTGTTCCTGCAGGTGATCTGGGCGATCGGCATCGGCATGGTCGCGATGGCGGCCTTGATCTGGCTGCCGCGCCAGGCGGTGCTCGCGCTCGGCATCGTCATCATCGCCGGGCACGGCTTGCTGGCGGGATTCGACTCGAGCCGATGGGGTGCGCTGGCGCCGCTGTGGACTTTGGCGATGCGGCCCGGCGCGGTGCCCGGCATCGAAGGCTTCGTCGCCTATCCGGCACTGCCCTGGGTCGGCATCCTCTGCCTCGGCTATGGCCTCGGCCCGCTGTTCCTGTTCGATGCGCAGCGGCGATGGCGCGTCGTCGCGACGCTCGCGCTGGCGATGCTGGCGGCGTTCGTTATCTTGCGTGCCAGCACGGGCTTCGGCGACCCCTCGGCGTGGCAGCGGCATGCCGAGCCGCTTTTCGATGCGATGGCCTTCGTCAACGTCTCCAAGTACCCGCCTTCGCTGTTGTATGCCTTGGTCACGCTCGGTGTGTCGCTGTTGCTGATGTTGGCGCTGGAGCATTGCCCGGGTTGGTTGCGGCGCGTGCTGCTCGCATTCGGCCGCACGCCCTTGTTCACCTACCTGCTGCATATCTATCTCGTGCACGGCCTGGCCTTGTTGGTCGGCGTCGCCAGCGGCATTCCGGCGACGGTGTTCGTCGGCATCCTCGGCAACGCCGGGCGCATCGCCGAATCGGGTTGGGGCGTGAGCCTGCCAGCGGTATACGGACTGTGGCTGGGCGTGCTGGCGGCGCTGTATCCGCTCTCGCGTTGGTTCGCCGGGGTCAAGGCCAGGCGCCGCGATCGCTGGCTGAGTTATCTCTAGGCCTACGACCATTGTCGATCTGCGAAGCCGGCCCGCCGGGTTCAGGTGGGCGGTCACGTCTGAACGAATGCTGCGCCGCACCGCGCGCTAGCCTCGGTCTGCGTCCGGCGCGGTGCATCGCGCGTTGCCGGACGCATAACGCCGCCGCGCCCGCAATCGATCCGCTCATCGAACACCAGCCACGCCGCGCCGGCGCATCGGAGCGGCGAATGGCGAAGTGCGCGCGCGGTTCCCGCCAGGCCTTCGTTCCCCACCTTCGGAGACACCCCATGTCAGTGCACACGAAGACGACGCGCCGCCCCCCGCTGCGACGCTGTCTGCAATCGCTCGCTCTCGCCGTCGCCACCACCGCCGCGTTCTCGGCCGCGGCTGCACCCAACTTCCCGTTCGGCAGTCATCGCCAGGCTTATGTCAGCGGCACCTTGAGCCCGAGCGTCGGCCGCGCCGCGGCCGACCAGTCCACGGCTTCGTTCTATCGCACCTGGAAGCAGCGCTACCTCATCCCGGCCTGCAAGGCCGGAGAGTACCGGGTCAAGGCCGATACCGACGACGCCTACGTGGTCTCGGAGGGGCAGGGCTACGGCATGCTGATCACGGTGATGATGGCCGGTGAAGACCCGCAAGCGCAGACCTTGTTCGACGGCCTGCATCGCTACAACCGCGGCCATCGCAGTGCCAACGACAGCGACCTGCTGGCCTGGGCGCAGAATGCCAGCTGCAACAACATCCTCGACCCGGACTCGGCCACCGACGGCGATCTCGACATCGCCTACGCCTTGCTGCTGGCCGATCTGCAATGGGGGTCGAGCGGTGCGATCAATTACGCCGCAGAAGCGCGCCGGGTGATCGCCGCGATCCGCCGCAGCAACGTCAATCCCACCACCAAGCTGGTCAACCTCGGCGACTGGGTCAGCACCGACACGCCGAAGCATTACTACGCCACCCGCAGTTCCGATTGGATGCTCGGCCACTTCCGCTCCTTCGCCAGCAAGCTCGGCGACAGTTACTGGACCGGCGTGCTCGGCGCACACCAGAACCTGTTGTCGACGATGCAAGGCAGCTACGCGCCGAACACCGGCCTGGTGCCGGATTTCATCGTCAACACCAACACGACCGCCAAGCCGGCGCCGGCGAATTTCCTCGAAGCCGACACCGACGGCTATTACTCCTGGAACGCCGGGCGGGTGCCGTGGCGGATCGGCATCGACGCCGCGGTCAGCGGCGACAGCCGCTCGCGCACCGCCGCGCGCAAGCTGAGCCAGTGGATCCGGGCCAAGGCCGGCAACGATCCCAACCGCGTGCGCAGCGGCTATCGCCTCGATGGCCAGGTGGTCGAGAACTACAACAGCATGTTCTTCACCGCGCCGTTCGCGGTCGCCGCGACCGTCGACCCGGATGCCCAGGCCTGGCTCGACAAGCTGTGGAGCTATACCGTCGCCAGCGGCCCGAGCGACTACTACGGCGACAGCGTCAAGCTGCTGTCGATGCTGGCGGTGTCGAACAACTGGCTGAAGCCCTGAGCCGGCGACTGAATCGCCCGATTAGGACAACCGCCTAGGTCGAAAGTCTATGGAGTGTGCCCGGCGTCCCGATTAGGATCGGGACGCCGGTCGTCGGAACTACGACGGCGCCGGCATCTACCATCCATGACAGGGAAGGCGAACCGGACGGTTCGCCGCCCCGCGGCGTCCGCGCCGCTATCGACGAGGCATAAGGGACCATGCGAAAGATTCTATCGACCTTGATTCTGGCCGCGGCTTGCGCGACGGCCACCGCGTCGCCCGACCGGGCACCGTTCGAAGTGCAGGGCGTGCTGGAGCAGCAAAAGCAGATTCGCGCCGAAGTCGAGGCCGGCAAGGGCGCCTATGGCGGCCTCGATGCGAATGCCCGTCGGGAACTGACGACGCGCCAGGAGCGCTTGGTCAAGCTGCTGGAAGGCCGTCGTTACGAGGACCTCAGCGAGAGCGAACGCGAGAGTGCGCACGGCGACCTGGCCTGGATCGCGCAGGCCGCGCGCAGCGACGAGGAGAAGTTGATTTGCGAGCGCGTGCGGCCGATCGGCAGCAACCGGGTCGAGCGCGTGTGCAAGACCGCATCGCAGCGTCGCAAGGAGCAAGAGGCCCGCGGCCAGGATCCGGAGTTGCTGCGCCAGCAGGGCCGGCCGACGATGTAGTCGGCCGCTTGCCGCGCGGATCGACCCGCGCGGCAAGCGCCTGCGTCAATCGCCTGCTTTAGTCGCCATCGCGGGTCAATCGCAGCAGCGGCAAGGCTGGCCGTTGCCCGGGTACCACCCCGGCATGCCGCCGCAGCGGTCCTGACAAATCTTGTAGCTGCACAGTGCCTGGTCGGCCGGCGCCGACGAGGCCGCCTGGGCGATGCCGAAACCGAAGCCGAACGCGGCCAAGGCGAATGCGGCGACGAGCCCGAAACCTTTGCGCTTCATGCGTGATCCTCCTGTCGTGGCGAACTGTCGTGGCGAATGGTCCGGCGCCGCGCGATACGCTGGGCCGGCGGCGCCGAGGTGCGGGCGAGTGCCCGTGCCGGCGGCCACTGTAGGCGCCCGTGCGCCGGCATTTTGGCGAGCGCGTCACCAAAGCGCGGGCGGCAGCGGATGAACAGGCGATCGCGTCGGCCTGAGTCGCGACCATGCCGTACTCGCGTGCATTTGCCCGCGATCGCCGGCTCGCGCGATCATCGCCGTAACGATCGCCTTACGAGCGCTACCGCGTGCCCTTGCCCTATCGCCGTCCGCTGCATTCCTGCGCCGTCGCGCTGATCCTCGCCTTGAGCGCCTGCGCCACCGCGCCGCCGCACAATCCGCTGGCGCAATGGCACGGCTCGCCGAACTACAACGAGCGCGGCGCGCAGCTGATCGTGCTGCACCACACTCAGATGGAAAGCGCCGAGCGCGCCTTGCTGACCCTGCAGACGCGCAACTCGCAGGGGCGGGTCAGCGCCCATTACCTGATCGGCGCCGACGGACGTATCTATCAGTTGGTCGCGGACACGATGCGCGCCTGGCATGCCGGCGCCGGCAGTTGGGGGGAAATCAGCGATCTCAATTCGGCCTCGATCGGCATCGAACTCGACAACGACGGCAGCGAGCCTTTCGAGCAGGCCCAGATCGACAGCCTGCTGCGCCTGCTCGAGGATCTGACCCGGCGCCTGGGTATTCCACGCCATGCCATCGTCGCTCACGGCGACCTCGCGCCGACGCGCAAGACCGACCCGAGCGTGCTGTTTCCGTGGCAACGCCTGGCCGAGGCCGGTTTCGGCCTGTGGCCGCGCGCCACGCGCACAGAACCGCCGGCGGGTTTCGATGCCTGGGCGGCGTTGCGCCTGGTCGGCTACGACCTGCGCGACCCGGGCGCGGCGCTGGCGGCGTTCCATCGCCGCTTCCGCGGTAACGAAGCGCGCGAATGGCAGCCGGGCGATGCCGCGATCCTGTTCGATCTGCAACGCCAACTCATGCAGTTGCCGGACGGTGCGCCGGTGCCGCCCGCAGCGCCACCGCTGCGATGAGAGCGTCCACGCCCGCCGTTGCAATGAGCGGGCTCAGGCCGCGGCCTCGTACGGCGCGGCCGAACGCGCATCGCGCAGCGCCTGCGACCACCAGCTCAGCCGCGACAGCATGGTCGTCATGGCCTTGCCCGCGGCGTGCGGTTCGTGCAGTTCGCCGTCGGGTCCGAACTGTCGCCAGGCGCTGACCAGGTTGACGCTGTCGCGCAAGGTCACCGCGTGCAGTTCGGCGAAGACTTGGCGCAGTTGCTCGATCGCGCGCAGGCCGCCGGAACTGGCGCCGTAGCTGACGAAGGCGACGGGCTTGGCCTGCCAGGGTTCGTAGCAGGCGTCGATGAGCGCCTTCAGCGGCGCCGGATAGCCGTGGTTGTATTCGGGGGTGACGATGACGAAAGCATCGGCGGCGTGCAGACGCTGGCGCAGCTGTTGCAGTTGCGCTTCGTCCTGGCGCAGGACGCGACCCGACAAGGGCCAGTCGGCGGGATCGATGCGCACGGTTTCGAAACCTCCGTGGCGGTCGATATGGCGTTGGGTCCATTCGGCGACGACGTCGCAGAAGCGGCCCTCGCGCGCGCTGCCGTAGATCAGCGCGAGTTTGATGTTGGGGTGCATGCAGGTCGGTGATTGGGGAACATGCCGGGCAGCTTAAAACCTCAAGTAATGTCGAGGTCAAGCGGTGCTTCTCAGGCCCCATCCCGATGCCGTGGCGCGGTTCTTGCTGGGCGCCGAGGCTGTTGCGCTGCGCTGCGCTGCGCTGCGCCGTGCCGGCGGCGAACCGCCGGCGTGCCTGTGCCTGCGGCTCAGGCCTCCGGCTTGCGCCGGAACTTGTAGATCACCGCGCCGACCGCGAGCGCGATCGCCGCGGCGATCAGGTTGGCGGTGCTGGCGCTGGCGAGCAGGCCGAGCGACAGCACGATCGCCGCGATCGGGATGATCGGCCCGCCCGGCAGTTGCAAGGCGCCTTCGCTCTTGCCATGACGCTTCTGCAGTACCAGCACCGACACCGCGGTGCCGATATAGGTGCACAGGCGCGCCACCACCGAGAGCAGGGCGAGTTGCTGGAACGAAC is a window of Lysobacter antibioticus DNA encoding:
- a CDS encoding NADPH-dependent FMN reductase, with product MHPNIKLALIYGSAREGRFCDVVAEWTQRHIDRHGGFETVRIDPADWPLSGRVLRQDEAQLQQLRQRLHAADAFVIVTPEYNHGYPAPLKALIDACYEPWQAKPVAFVSYGASSGGLRAIEQLRQVFAELHAVTLRDSVNLVSAWRQFGPDGELHEPHAAGKAMTTMLSRLSWWSQALRDARSAAPYEAAA
- a CDS encoding glycosyl hydrolase family 8 encodes the protein MSVHTKTTRRPPLRRCLQSLALAVATTAAFSAAAAPNFPFGSHRQAYVSGTLSPSVGRAAADQSTASFYRTWKQRYLIPACKAGEYRVKADTDDAYVVSEGQGYGMLITVMMAGEDPQAQTLFDGLHRYNRGHRSANDSDLLAWAQNASCNNILDPDSATDGDLDIAYALLLADLQWGSSGAINYAAEARRVIAAIRRSNVNPTTKLVNLGDWVSTDTPKHYYATRSSDWMLGHFRSFASKLGDSYWTGVLGAHQNLLSTMQGSYAPNTGLVPDFIVNTNTTAKPAPANFLEADTDGYYSWNAGRVPWRIGIDAAVSGDSRSRTAARKLSQWIRAKAGNDPNRVRSGYRLDGQVVENYNSMFFTAPFAVAATVDPDAQAWLDKLWSYTVASGPSDYYGDSVKLLSMLAVSNNWLKP
- a CDS encoding DUF1624 domain-containing protein, which gives rise to MVDALRGLVIALMVLDHVRDYFHWQAFVFSPTDLARTTPLLFATRWVTHLCAPSFVLLAGVSIFLQRAGGAYPRSAQSRFLLSRGLWLIVLELTVIVFGFNFVWPFLFLQVIWAIGIGMVAMAALIWLPRQAVLALGIVIIAGHGLLAGFDSSRWGALAPLWTLAMRPGAVPGIEGFVAYPALPWVGILCLGYGLGPLFLFDAQRRWRVVATLALAMLAAFVILRASTGFGDPSAWQRHAEPLFDAMAFVNVSKYPPSLLYALVTLGVSLLLMLALEHCPGWLRRVLLAFGRTPLFTYLLHIYLVHGLALLVGVASGIPATVFVGILGNAGRIAESGWGVSLPAVYGLWLGVLAALYPLSRWFAGVKARRRDRWLSYL
- the gnd gene encoding phosphogluconate dehydrogenase (NAD(+)-dependent, decarboxylating); this encodes MDLGMVGLGRMGANMAERLVRGGHRVVGFDPGPAAREQAVARGIEAAASLRELVAALPAPRTVWLMVPAGAVVDSTLAELLPLLAPGDSVVDGGNSNYKDTQRRAVQLAGHGLHYVDSGTSGGVWGLKEGYSLMIGGDETAVERLRPIFETLAPAADRGWGRVGPSGAGHFTKMVHNGIEYGLMQAYAEGFAIMGHKADFGLDLHQIAEIWRHGSVVRSWLLDLSSDALAKNPSLDGIAPYVEDSGEGRWTVAEAIDLNVSAPVITASLLERLRSRDKDSFADKLLAAMRNEFGGHAIRKE
- a CDS encoding N-acetylmuramoyl-L-alanine amidase, which produces MPLPYRRPLHSCAVALILALSACATAPPHNPLAQWHGSPNYNERGAQLIVLHHTQMESAERALLTLQTRNSQGRVSAHYLIGADGRIYQLVADTMRAWHAGAGSWGEISDLNSASIGIELDNDGSEPFEQAQIDSLLRLLEDLTRRLGIPRHAIVAHGDLAPTRKTDPSVLFPWQRLAEAGFGLWPRATRTEPPAGFDAWAALRLVGYDLRDPGAALAAFHRRFRGNEAREWQPGDAAILFDLQRQLMQLPDGAPVPPAAPPLR
- a CDS encoding alpha/beta fold hydrolase; amino-acid sequence: MSSPNKTCGRVAATLLMTLAWNAGAADAPAPAATSTAVPDPALDAYAEPAQRVDIGKGRHLNLRCSGQGQPTVLLEAGFAADSMAWAKSQPLIAERNRVCAYDRAGVGYSDPGPLPRDLDADVADLHALIEAADLDTPLILIGHSYGSLVVRRFDERYPKLVEALVLVDPPVQNVGAFSASYAEREAEVAPKMLAMYRVCEQGAKDGRLSATPPAELKSCLRGPNPNYSERLNAAILGWRSKPAFWTGMISASERRAPLYSGPVPKSERHDGKPVIVLSADRPYSGAPPKDMEALLAAREQTHTALMATSRLAKRVTIENSTHDIPGGQPTAPAIAVFEAMQMRQRAKSGKD